From the genome of Methanoregula boonei 6A8:
CCTTTATGGGCGGCGGTGTTGGCGGTGTTTGCGAGCAGCGCAACGACACCGTCGTTGAATCCCGCAACGGTATTGTAGGTCTCTGAGGCAACGCCAACGGTCTTTGCCGTGCTGTCCCGGTAAGCGATCCGCGCCGTGTAGGTCTCGCGGACTTTTTTTACGGGCGCCTGGTGTCCGTTCCGCGTCATGTATGCGGAGCAGCCGAACGGGTTATGCACGATGACGGACTGGACAATGGCGTTTAAGACGCCGATGTCCGGGATGGGCCCGGCCAGCATCCGGATGGCACATTTCACGCTGTGGTTCTGTACAAAGTCGGCCATGGTTGTTTCACCTCCTTTTTTGGTTCTTTTCTTCCTGTTTGTCTCGGGCGCCCTTTGACACGGAATTATGAGCAGTCTTAGCATATATGCTTGCGAAAGGCTTTGGATCCGGGGCAGGAAAATGGCAGATTTGAGGATCCGGGCGGTTTGGTGTGCGGAGAGTGTAAAAGGGGAGGGATTGGGGAAATTAAAATAGATCTGTAATAGTCTCTTTAGTATTCAATTTTCAATCTACAATCCTATTCCAAAATCAGATAAATCGCGTGAATCTTTTTTATATTCAAATGTAATTTTTGCATCTTTTGTTGCAAATTCGTTAAATTTTAAACCGAACTCCTCTTCAAACAGTTCTATCCCTTTATCCTGTGCACGTTGTCGATATTTTTCATTAGAAAAAATATGGCCCTTCCATTTATTGGCAAGATACGATTCTAACCATCCAGTTTTTATATCTTCGCTAACAGCGACAAAGCCATCATGAAGTTTTATTATTTTTTGATCTAACTCCCCCAATTTTGGAGTTTTTGGTAAATCTATTGCAACATCAAACTGAGTACAATTCTCTCCTATTCTTTCAATCAAATTTTGGTTTAAATTTAACATATCTTGCGGCTTTTCGGAATATTTTATCAAATCTAAAAATAGATCTTGGAAATTATCTGTTCTTTTTCTATCAATCGTTTTGGGAGATATTACCAGAGACCGTTTAAAAATTTTTCTCATTTTGATAGATTTACATAAATTTGAAGTTTCAGTATCGCTTGATGCAAAATTCAAAATGTCATAATCATCAATTAACAAAAAATCTAATGGTGATTTTATAGTATGGCCAGAAATTTCCTTTTTCTCTCTAACAATTTTCCGTAATAAGGGAATGATCATATAGTCAATAGCCCGAACTTTTTGATGAAGATATATTGAATAATTTAACATAATTTTTGCAATTAGAATTTGTTCTAATGGCATCAGCCCTTTTTCGTTTACGATTAATTTTCTTTTCATACCATCAAAACAAGAAATTTTGTCTACCCCTAACGACAGTAATAAACGATCTATTCCAAGGGCTAATTTAACCCCTGTAAAGTTACTATCTCTTGCAATGTAATCTAATTTATCTGCGTCACATTGGCCGTTAATTAAATCCGCCAAATATTGATCATCCTTTGGATTATCTACTTTTCCAATGATATAATTTGCAATATTACTTGGTGAGATATCAATTTTGTAATGTTTGTTTAATTCCGCAAAAAAATTTTGAAATTTTTCGGTCTGTAACATTTTATATGCTAATAATTCGTGTGGTTTGCAACCTTCTTTAATTGCTTCTTTCTCTATCGGTTCATATTCGCTCATTATTATCTCAGAAACATGGGAGAATGGACCATGCCCAATATCATGTAATAACCCCGCAATTCGGAGTTCAATATAATTGTTTTTCCTAATATTGCGATCTCGTATATGCTCTAATTGATGATTCTCTTCAAGTGATTTGAACATTTTATCTACCATTATTGATACGCCTAAAGAATGTTCAAATCGAGTATGGCGCGCTGTTGGGAATACGCTGTAAGCTAATCCCAATTGTGAAATATATCTCAATCGTTGTACAATTGGTGTATCGATTATCGCGATTTCGTAATTTTCGAATTGATGTGTTCCCGTTTTTGCAAAATGAACCACTTTGGATTCTATAATGTTTGGAACTGCAATGGAGTTATAGGTCTTATTTACTAATGTATTGACTTCATCAAGTAAAGTCATAAAAGATCATGAAGATAATTGATGGCCAAGATCTTTGAGAATTGAAAGATCCGTCGAATCGATTTTTGGTTGAAGATTTTGTTCAACGTAGTTTTTCGAGTTTTCTCTAATTTGAATCTCAGAAAAATCTGGATTTTCCGTTTTTATAACTCTGGAGATTTTTGCTCTATGGATAATCCTCTCAAGTAGTTGAGAATATGGATAAGTACCATTCATTCTAAAATTAAATTCTTCAAATAATTCAGGGTGCACTTGTTTTGCTTTATAGATGATAGTATGCAATTTTTCATCATTAAATGTGAAATGAGTATTCTTGCGCTCTTCAAAGGCATATTTCAAAATAATTCGTATTTTATCATCTGGAAATATCCTTGTTTTATCAATTGCTAAAACCATTGTATACAGTCTCTTTTTATTGAATTCTAAACAAATAGTATTTAATCATTATTATTTGTTTTTGGGCTTTCTTCATAGGTAATACTGACAGATCCTGAATGTCTAAATCGATTTTGGCATCCCCTCATTTTAATTTTGTTTCACCAGGGAAATGGGGTATCTCCCCACTATGATCACACAAGGGGGGTGGGAGGGGGGCACCCCCCTCCCATTAGTTTCCGAAAAACGGCACCTGTTTTGCACGGCCGCGACATCTATTTCGCGTGGAATCTTCGTCGTGAATGGGAAATATTCGGATTATTTTGGAAAATCCGGATTGCCCGTTTTTTGTATTTGAAGGGGGGTGGGTGCCCCGGTTTTTTCCGGATCAGGGGGAGGGGGTACCCCCCACCCCCTCCCCCCCCTGTGATCTTTGGCACCTGTGCGGTCTCCCTCTTTTCCCGTGGCCCGGGGCCTGCCCTTCCGATATTGACCTTTTTTGTGTACACCTCTATATGGTTTATAGCGATTCTGGAAACAGTTTGTAACCCTTTCCCGGCCGGCCGTTTTCCCTTGCAGAAACCGTTGCACTCATTACCTTCCGCTCCCCACGCATTTTCATGCCAAACCTCACGCACTTCATGATCCCGGCTGACGATGTGGACCGGGCAAAACGGTTCTACGCCGCCCTCCTGAACTGGAAGATCGACCCGGTTGTTCCCTCTCGTGACCCCGGCGGGATAGCCGCGATGCAGTACCATGAGATAACGACCGGCCCGGTGGAGCCCGGTGCCCTCAACACCGGAGGGTTGTACAAACGGCACCAGAAGGAACCGATCCTCTCGTTTGTCAGGGTTGAGGATATCGAAGGCGTTGTCTCGAAGGTGGAGATGCTGGGCGGGAAGATCATGATGCCGGTATCCGAGATCCCGGGTGTTGGGCTGACCGCGATGATCCTCGATACCGAAGGGAACCTGATTGGTATCTGGACGCCGATTGAATAATTCTCTCGGGGTTTACTCTCCTCTTTTTTGGCCCGATCCGTTTCTCCCCCAAAAGAGCATTCCCCGGGGCTCACCCGTCTTCGGTCTCATCCTCCTGGAATTATGGGAGTTTTTCGGTAGGTTTATGGGAACCTCGCCGGAATATCCCGATAAAGGTGAGGAGACTGGCAGCATCTTCCAACGAACCGGTCACGGTAGTACGTATCCACTACGTAAAGGCAGGCTGCGAACCGCAGTTTGAAGCAGAACTCAGAAAATACATGGGCGCATTCACATCAATCCCGGCGAACCTCGGAATCACGATCTTCCGGCCGGGAGAGTATCATGACGGGATATACCGGCTGGTCTACAAGTTTGCGTCCCGGGATGCACTCGATGCATGGCATGCGACGCCGATATACCGTGCATGGCTGGAGACAGAAAAGACACTCACGATCGCCCCGCCCCATACAGAGGAACTCTCCGGCCTTGAGACCTGGTTTACGCTCCCCGGCCAGAACGTTCTCAGGCCGCCGACAAAGGCCCGCCAGGCCGTTGTCACCTGGATTGCCGCCCTGCCGGTCTCGATCATCATCACCCTTGTCACCGACCCGTTTCTCGATAACCAGCCATTCCTGGTCCAGAAAGTGGTTTTTATCACCCTCCTTGTGATCATCCTCACCTGGGGTGTAATGCCGCTTGCCACCCGGCTCTTTGCCCGCTGGCTCTATTCCGACAGCTACCCGCCTATGGGTTCGGACTGAAACGGGGAGATTTTGCCCGGTGTGCTATCCGCGTCCCGGTTGCAAAAATCCGCGCATAATACGCCCGGATTTCCTGCACGAGAACAAAGCGTATATCCCGGTATTAAGAGAACAAGAGAATGTGGCACATACCACAAAAAACGATAAAAGGAAGTGATTACTACGTCAAAGAAACTCAACAAGGCAGCCGCCGCGAAAAATGTGTCGGCAAATGACAAGGCTGCCCCCAAGGACTCAAAGAAGAGTGCATAACCTCCCATCATTTTCTCATTTTTATCCGGCATTTCTCGTTGGAGCAGATTCTTATCCGTTTTCACGTGGGGATCTCCGTCTCCGGGAAGACACAGATCATTTCCCGGGTGTTACCGCATTGCGTTCCTGCGCATCAGCGTCATCACGCCGGGTTTTTCCTTTTTCGCCGGCTTCTGCACGGATGGCATCCCGAATCCGCCCATCTCCATGGGTGGTGCGGCAAACATCTCCCTGTTGAGCCGGTCGCCGATCTCGTCGAATATCCGCGTATACGCCGTGCAGTGCGGGTCCACGCCCTCGATCCTGCCCGGTGTCGGGGCCATCGCGTTGTACGGGCACCCGCCCCGGCAGTACTTGATATGTTTGCATTCTGCGCAGGCCGTATCAACGTAGTCCTTGAACGCAAGCATCAGTTTTCCCGCAGGAGATTCCATCAGGGTTTCCAGAGACGGGCGGTCTGCAACATTTCCCATCACGTACTCCGGCATCCCGACAAACCGGTAGCAGGGGTAGATGCTTCCGTCGGGTCCGATGGCAAACGTGCTCCCCATGCAGTCCACGTACGTGCAGACGCTTCCCCGGCGGACAAAAACGCACCGGCAGAGATCGTTAATGTTCATTACCTCAATCTCACCCATGTGGTCGAGCGCCTGGTCGAGGAGGTACACGAGGAGTTCGCCGTACTCGGAAGGTTCCAGCGCCCACTCCTTCGGGTTCTCCGACCGGATCGAGGGAAGCGCCGGGTGCAGCTTCAGGGTGAAGCCCTTGTCGAGGAAGAATTGGAAGATCTCTTCCTTATTCTTCACCGACTTGTTCGTGAACGTGCAGATGAACCGCACATCGAGACCGTGGGCCTTTGCGATCCCGTACCCCTTCATCGTCTTCTGGTAGTACCCGTCCCCCCGCTGGGAATCGGTGATCGCCTCGGGCCCGTCGATGCTCGACCCGATTGGCACCCGGTAAGCTGCGAGGGCATCAGCGATCTCCGGGGTCATGCGCCAGAGATTGGTCTGCATCGCAAACTCCGGGTGCATCTGGGCAAGGCCGTCGGCGAGGAGAGGCAGTGCCTGGCGGTAAAAATCTGCCCCGGCAAGGAGCGGCTCCCCCCCGTGGAAGGTAAAGGTTACCCGATCCCGGGGGATATCCTGGAGCCATACCACGATCTCATGAACCGTCTCCACGCTCATGATTGGCGATCCCTCCTCGGAACTCCAGCAGTACTTGCACTTCGAGGGGCAGCCCAGCGTCGGGATGATCATCACGTGGAACGGGTTTTTCATTATGCTTTTTTCCCTTCCGCAGGGGATAAGGGTTCTCTTTCCTGCCCCCGGTAACCCGGGGCCTTTTTGCCTGATAAAAAAAGTTATTTTGAACCGGCAGCCCCGGTAACGATGGGCAGCGCGGTGACGAGCTCCGGCAGCATCTCGGCCGGGAATCCCATCACCAGTTCGTCATCGCCGATGCCGGAGAACCGTCGGGACCCGTCGCAGCCCAGCGAGAAGTTCGGCCGGCCCGAGAGAAATGGGTATGCGGTTGCATCTGCACAGACCGACTGGATACCGGCAAATTCTGCACAGATCCGCCCCCCGAGACGGAAAAGGCTGCTCTGCGCAAGCTTGAGCATGTTCCGGGGCGTTGTCACGATCACGATCACCTGCGGGGAAAACGGCGTTGTTTCCAGCGGCGCATAGAGCGTGGCATAGGTCTCACCGGTCTCCAGGTGCGGGATCCGCTCTATCGTTCGCTTGCAGGCAGCATCACTGTCAAATTTACCCAGTTTAAAATAGAATTCACCGTTCTTAAGGGTCGGCGTGATCTCCTTTAATCCCAGGGACCACGCCCCCCCGTTACAGTCATGCCGGTCAGCGGTGGCATAGAAGATCTTCTGCTCCATACGGGCCATGTTTACCATGGAACAGTGCCGGATGGTCTTGTCCAGCGCCGGGATCCCGGCCGGGATATCGGCTTTGGTGGGTGCAAACCGGATGGCAACCGGCGATCCCTTCAGGTTCAGGATCTTCTTAAGCGACTCCGAAGCCTCGTGGTAATTAACTGCTATTTTCTCGGAACTCATAACGCATCTCCTCCTCCTCCTTCCCTGCGAACGGAGTAATTACCCATATGAGCAGAACCCTAAAAAGGTGACGGAAAGGCACCGTGTAAAAACCGTGAGACTCGTATTCCTTGAGGAAATCTCCTCTTTTTGGAAGTATGCAAAAAAGAAAAAAAATTGGGTTGGGGACGATCGTGCTTACCTTGCGGGGATGATCAGCGAGCGCTCGCCAGCGGGCATAAACTCGCGGATTGCACCACGTGCAAACTCGCGGCGCGGCTCGGAGAAGTCGAACTTGAGCGACGGGTCGGCGAAGGTGATCTTCATGAGCGGGGACAGTACCCATGCGTCCTGGCGTCCGTAGTGGGCGGCGGATGCAATGGCTGCGTACTCTCCCTGGTGTCCGACGTTCATTGCGTAGTTCGGGTAGTTCGGGCCACGGAGTTCGCCCAGGCAGCCCTCGTCGGGCCGGACGGACATACAGTTCGCGGAACCGCACTGGTCCTGCAGGTCGTAGCCGAAGAAGCCGAGACGTGACCAGCCTTCCTTGTGCAGGAGCATGGACTGATACCAGGCATTGAGACCTGCATTGGAGTTGAAGGTACCAAGCGAGGCGGAGATACCGGATGCTGCTGCAAGGACGGATGCACGCTGGGAACCGCCGAAGTGGTCCTCGAGTGCAGTCGGGTACTGCTCGTACTGCTCCATACCGTAGAGCGTGACTTCGGATGCAATGTCGCTGACTGCTTCCTGGGTCAGTTTTGCCTTGCCGAGACCGCCGTGGTTCTTCTTGACATAGTCAAGACCGTAGTAGCAGTAGTCGTCAAGGATGTTGTCGGTGTATGCAGCGGTTGCATACTGGGTGAATCCGACACCGCCGGACATGTAGCTGCCCAGCCAGATCTGGTCGAAGAGCATCGCACCAGCACCGACGACCTCAAGGGTTGCCTTGACGGGGTCGTTGGGGTACTTGCGGTCGGCCTGGATCATGTCACCGAAGTGACCGAACTTGATGCCACCTGGCTCGTTCGGGCCACGGGCACGGCGGGCCGGCAGGATGTCTGCCATCTGGATGACACCGGCGTGCTTTGCGGCGAATGCAAGGTCGGAAACTGCTGCCTCACCGGCGCACATCTTGTACGCACCGATAAAGGACATACCGATCTGCATTGCGGACCACCGGGAGGTCGTTCCGCCATCGCAGGTCCTGGAGACCGTGGTCGGGATGTGGACAGCCTGCCACATGGACTTGCCGACTGCTGCCTTGAGGGCTGCTGCCTGCTTTGCCGGGAAGAGCTTGTCGAGGTTTAAGACGAACTGGGGCTCGATGTCGTCGGCCATTTCGTCGTCGCCAGTGAAGATCTTGACGTAGCAGTCATCGACGAGTGCCGGGTGGGTCTCGACCATGTGTTCCTGCACGACGGCTGCGCCGGGCATTGCATGGTTGAGCACGTGGAGGTACTCGTTAATGGTTTCAGGGGTAACTTCCTTGCCCAGGCGCTTCTGGAGGGTTCCGTGAGCAAGGTCAAGGCTGACGATGATGGTCCGGCGGATGTCGTCCCACATCTGCTGCATGGCAGCGTTGTTGACGAAGTGAAGGTCATCGCCCTCAACAAAGACGCCGGTGCCGCTGACCTCGTAGGTCATGAGCTGGCGCTGACCGAGCGGGATACCACCGCAGTGGCAGCGCTTGGGGTCGTACATGGAGATGCCGCGGTCCAGAGCGACTTTCTGGCCTTCTTTTAAGAACTCCATCTTGCGCGGGGACTGCTCGAGACCTGCACGGGCAAACACGGTTGAGGTTGCCTGGGGGTCTTCTGCAAACTTCTCCTTCATTGCCTTCAGGAAGAGCTTCTGGGTTCTCTCGATTTTTGCCTTTGCCATGTCTTATCACTCCTTTGGCATGAAGCCGTATTTTACCCTCAGCGCGTGGATGCGCTGAATGTATTCAACATACTCCGCATCGTCGCGGAAGCCGGTACCGACAAGCGAGTGGTACATCGTGGTGTGGCTCTTGAGCCACTTCTCGTCCTGTGCCTTGCCGACCTTGACTTCGGAGTCAAGGGGAACGCCGACCTGGTCCTTGACGTACTTGATCACGCCGCTCTTCTTGTCGAGGATGCAGCGCTGGAGCATATCGAACATGAGTCCGTTCTCATCGAGACGGAGGGAGTGCCCGTGCACGGTGCAGCCGCGGACGCCGGTAAGTGCCGGGTCGAAGAGCTCGGTGTTGACGAGTTCTTTTGCGTACTTCTCAAGGTCTCTCTCACGGCACTCGATGATCTGACGGCCGGAAAGGGTACCCGGGTCGATACCACGGTAGCGGTAGGACTCGAGCCAGGACCTCTGGTACGGCTGGCAGGGTGCGTTGTACATCGAGTCGGAGAACTGGATGTAGCGGACGCGGTCGCCGGCCTTTGCGCCGTCGGTCGGGGTCACGATCTTGCGGATCGGGCAGGCAGGTTCCTGCTGCTCGGACAGGGGCGGGTGGACAGCCCTGTAGGCTGAGCCGGGTGCACGGTGTCCCATGATAAGGACGAGGTCCTTGTCGGTTACATCGCGAATCTTTTCCAGCTTGTGGTTGGGGTCCAGCTGCTTGCGCCGGTTCTCGGCGACCTGCGTCTGGCCGGGACAATACTGGGGTTTGTATGCCATTGTCTAATCACTCCAATGTTGGTTCCTTCTTTTTCACGATTCTCATGACCGATGAAATGACTTCCGCCATTTTCTCTCGCGTCGGGGTCTGACCCCGGGTTACGCCGCTGATGATCGCCATCACCGTACCTTTGGTACGGATCTTGTCGGCCGGCGGCATGACCATCGCAGTCTTCACGCCCTCTTTTGCGAGATCCTCGTAATCAATCGGGGACTGGGAAACGACAATCGCCTTCACGTCACAGGCCTCAAGAACGTATCGGACCTTGGCGACAACATGGGATCGGACGTTCCCATGGTGAAGTATGGCAACCTTGTGTCTCTCAATCTGCACAATTTCCTTATCGGTAAGCCCAAAATATGCGCCGATAACCCCGCCGGCAATATTGGGGGCGTCCGGGGGGACGCCACTGCCGGCGTTCAGCACGAGCGTGCTGATACTGTATTCGACGCCCTGCTGCCGCAGCCCCGAGGTGATGTCGCACACCGGCTTGGTGACGTGGCGGCGTCCTGGGGACATCCCGACCACGATCACGTCCGGGTACCGGCATTCGGAGATGGTGCCCCTCTGGGCGAGCCCGCCTCCTTTTCCCATGCCCATCGCCTCGCGGCAGTCAACAACCTGGGTTACGCGTCCTATCGGCATTATTTGATTCCCTGAATGATAGTGGGCCTGGACTTGCTGCTTGGATCAGCAAGCCCGAGGACTGATTTATCCGCATCCGGCCCGTACTTGCAGTAATCTACAAGCGAGGGCTCGGTCTTCATGTATTTCCCTTCCTGAATACGGAAGGCAAAATGGGTAAAGACCTCTTCGCATGCGGCCTTCAGTGCCGGGATAACATCGCGGCTCTCCACCTCGAGAAGCACCGTGCCTACATGAACCTGGAGATCCATATCCTGGTCGCCTACGTGGATTGCTCTCCTCATCGAATGAGGATTGGGCATTCCTTTTGCAGGGCCATACGTAACGATAGCCGGGAGGCGGGGTCCGTTAAGGACCATGCGCCGGATACCGGGGATATCGACCAGCCTGTTAAGCAGGAGCTCGGTAGTCTCGGGATTAAGCAGCCGTTCTGTAACGATCCGGCACTGGGGGAACGTGGCTTCTGTCATTTACATCAAAATGAGGGTTATACACCCTTTGCGATGGTCTGAATCGGTCTCTTGAACGCGTCAATCTGACCGAATGTGTCCTGGTAGACCTTGGATGTGGCCTCGGGGCCAAACATCTGGGTGCCTGCATCAAGGGCGCATGCTGCGACGATACAGGGCATACCGACACCGGCTGCGTGACGGGTAACGACGTGGTTACCGTTGAATCCACCGGGGCCGCCACCGCCGTAGATCGAGTGGCTGAAGAATGAGAATCCGACTGCTACACCCATTGCACGGCCGAAGTCAGAGCCGGGCAGGCCGGTCTCGTGCTCGAGCAGGTCGTTGAAGTAGAGCAGGGTTGCGGATACTGCCTGGGCAAACCGTCCCGCACCACAGTTGACCATGGTTGCGGCAAGGGTACCTGCCGAGGCGTAGGCGTTCCACAGCATCGGGTCCTTGGTGTCGTAGAAGATATAGCCGCTCTTGCCCTTCTTGCCTGCCTTGATGACCTTGTCCTCAATGGCACGCTCGACGAGGCTCTGCACGACAGTACCGATGGTACCGGTCTTGCCGTTCTTCTTGACGAGGTCGTAGACGATGTTGTTTGCGTTTAAGCCCTGGTATGCGTAGAGCAGGAGCTGTGCACGCTCGAACGGGCCGATTGCTGCGCCCATCTCGAACTCTCCGGCCTGCTCAAAGGTAGCCGAAAGTGCTGCACCCTGCATTGCATTCCGGTGGGTCATCATGACCGCGTGGTTGGCCGGGATGTTACGGAGTGCATAGCCGAGACCTTCGTTGTTCTGGGGGATGGACAGGATAGAAACGACGTTGCCGCCCTGCATGTCCATGGTCTGCGGGTAGGTACCCCAGACTGCACCCTTGACATAGGAACCATCGAACATGTTGACCTTGTACTGGTCAATCAGTGCGTAGGTGGTTGCGGATGCCACAGAGGTCGAGGTTGCATCGTAGGTTGCTGATGCGTTGATACGTGAAGACGGGACTTCAACGAGAAGCATCTTTCCGCCGCCGATCTTGGTGATCTTGGTGTTGTCACCGTCGGTGACCTGGATCATGTCCTTGATCTTGGCTGAAATTGCGTCGGCATCCTTGACAATGCTGTAGTTCAGGCCACGGCCGAGAATCTGGTTGGACTTGCCGCCCATCTTTCCGGTCTTGAGTGCTTCCTCGATACCGCCGAGGTTGACTGCCACGGTCCTCTTGGTGAGGTCGATAAGCTCAAGCGCTCCCTTGTTGGTCAGCGGGCTGATCTTATCGATCGTGACGTTGCTCTTTAAGAGCTTACCCTCATCGTCGTAGAGGTCAATCGTATCCTTGTATTTTGCCATGTTTAATTCCTCCAAATAGGATTGTAATTGCTGTACCGTACAGTATCTGAACGCTGGTAGTCACTAACAGGAGTCACTGATAATGAATGAGAGTCGCTATTGCACGTCCCCTAAATTGGGACATTGATTAATTCCCAATTTCGGCTTATAAGTATTCCGCTTTTATCTCCGAGGATTATTTTATAGAAATTCAACAATATTACATAAAATGGAAGGAATGTTCAAATATTACATATATCTGGGCTTTCCTTTTTTTACGCAGTATTACTAAAATCAGAAAATGTATCACTTCATCGCATAAAAACAAAAAAATGCACCTGTTTTCCGGTGCGCTTCTTATAAAAAATATTGGGTGTTGACAGGGTTTTGCAAAGGCTGTTGGGGATTATTGCTGGTTTTCCGTAATCGGGCTCGGACCGAGCTCATTGATCGTCTTTACGACGTCGGTGATAACCTTTCCCCATTTTGCACCTTCCGATGCAGAGACAAAGGTCATACGGAACCGGCGGTCGTCAAGGCCGATGCTCTTCATCAGCCTCTTGACCATGAACATTCTCTTTGCTGCCTTGTAGTTGCCTTCAAGGTAGTGGCAGTCCCCGAAGTGGCATCCGGATATGAGAACACCGTCTGCCCCATCGGCAAATGCCTTGAGGACAAAGAGTGCATCGAACCGTCCAGTGCACATCACACGGATGATACGTACATCGGGCGGGTACTGGATACGCCCCCCACCGGCAAGATCTGCTCCTGCATAGGAGCACCAGTTACAGACCATGCCGAGGATCTTGGGCTGCCAGAAACCGGGCCCACGCTTGGGGATAGGGAAATCTCCTGGTGCAGACATTTACTGCTCACCTCCGAGCAGGAATGCATCGATCTGTGCAACGATCTGCGGGGTGGTAAAGTGCTGCATCCAGATGGCCCCACCGGGGCAGAACCCTCCACAGGTACCGCAACCCTTGCATTTGGCCTCGGTGACCTGCATGACGGTTCTCCCGTCCTTCTCGACAAGAGAAAGGGCACTGTACGGGCAGAGATTCACGCACATGCCGCAGCCTGCGCACTTCTCTTCGATACACATGGCAAAGTACGGCTCGAGTTCGACTTCTCCCATGTGGATCGGGATACTTGCAGCCGACGCCGCACCTTCTGCCTGTGCTACCGTGTCAGGGATATCCTTGGGGCCCTGGCAGACACCGGCGAGGAAGACACCGGCGGTGGTGGTTCCGCAGGGGTTGAGTTTCGGGTGGGCTTCAAGCAGCCATCCGTCCATGGAACAGGAGACACCGAAGAGTTTCCTGGTCCGGTTGGTGTCTTCTTTGGGCTGGATTGCTGCTGCGAGCACGACGAGATCGACTTCCATGTCGACCGGGCGGTCGAGCAGGGTGTCGTCCGCGTAGACGTGCAGGTTCTTGGTTTTGGGATCCTCAAGGATGTTTGCCACACGGCCGCGGATGAACTTCGCGCCTTCGTCCTGGATGCGGTAGTAGAACTCTTCGTACATCTTACCGAATGACCGGATATCCATGTAGAAGATGTAGGGAATCGCGCCGGGGATCTTTTCAGTGATCTGGTGGGCGTGCTTCAGTGAGTACATGCAGCAGAACCGGGAACAGTACGGCTTGCCGATACCCGTGTTGTCACGCGACCCTGCACAGAGTACAAAGGCGATCCGTTTAGGGGTCTCGCCATCGCTCGGGCGGACAAGGTGGCCGCCGGTCGGGCCGGATGCGCAGATAAGGCGCTCGAACTCAAGGCTGGTGATAACGTTCTCGTACCGCTTGTATCCCCATTCTTCTTTCTTCTCGATGGGGAAGATATCGTACCCGGTAGCGAGGATGACCGTTCCGACCTTGACCTTGATAAACTCGTCTTTCATCTCGAGGTCAATGGCACGCTTCTCGGGACCGCACGCGGTCACGCAGAGGCCGCATTTGACACACGTATTGAAGTCGATCGTGTAGATCAGAGGGACGACCTGCGGGTGGTTGATGTAGATCGCTTTTCTCGGCTTCATGCCGATTTCAAACTCGTTGGGCTTGACTACCGGGCAGACTGTATCACAGTCACCGCAGCCGTTGCAGCCGCCGCCCACAATACCCCTGGCTTCCGCTTCCTTGGGGGTCATCACGCCACGGGCCTTCTTTCTGATGGTGACATCGAAGTTGCCGATGTACCCTTCGACTTCGTGGACTTCAGACCAGGTCATGAGCTCGATCTTGTCGCTCCTGCCGACATCCACCAT
Proteins encoded in this window:
- a CDS encoding 4Fe-4S dicluster domain-containing protein codes for the protein MMVEKKKTTAKKTETKKQDTKKEAPVKQEVKKQAPAPAAAASAPAAAGSTTKQEARIGVFICHCGTNIAGSMDIPAVEEYAKTIPNVAYVDNYKYMCSMPGQTVISKAVHEHKLTGVVVAACTPRLHEPTFRTATKDAGLNPFRFEMANIRDQNSWVHMHDREGSTEKAKDAVRIAVAKAALLQDLYPKSVPVEKTAMVVGAGVGGMQAALDLAAAGIKTYLIESDMSIGGRMSQLDKTFPTLDCSQCILTPKMVDVGRSDKIELMTWSEVHEVEGYIGNFDVTIRKKARGVMTPKEAEARGIVGGGCNGCGDCDTVCPVVKPNEFEIGMKPRKAIYINHPQVVPLIYTIDFNTCVKCGLCVTACGPEKRAIDLEMKDEFIKVKVGTVILATGYDIFPIEKKEEWGYKRYENVITSLEFERLICASGPTGGHLVRPSDGETPKRIAFVLCAGSRDNTGIGKPYCSRFCCMYSLKHAHQITEKIPGAIPYIFYMDIRSFGKMYEEFYYRIQDEGAKFIRGRVANILEDPKTKNLHVYADDTLLDRPVDMEVDLVVLAAAIQPKEDTNRTRKLFGVSCSMDGWLLEAHPKLNPCGTTTAGVFLAGVCQGPKDIPDTVAQAEGAASAASIPIHMGEVELEPYFAMCIEEKCAGCGMCVNLCPYSALSLVEKDGRTVMQVTEAKCKGCGTCGGFCPGGAIWMQHFTTPQIVAQIDAFLLGGEQ